In Herbinix luporum, a single window of DNA contains:
- a CDS encoding ISLre2 family transposase, with translation MIKSIQQFLDFGTKSLEKTIESFLQNPKDFASFVYGVQEEVIKLGLDTIQETLENCDEMLRKSGKRKQNWHIIKKDKKTLITSLGTISFEKTLFKNKTTGERTYLLDRILGFKEHQRLTEDAEAKMLEEAVETSYRKAGQATSISDTVSKQTVKNEIHNLEFQHEYKDLPKKKKVDYLYIDADEDHISLQYNEEKGDLIKNKNNRKNNCLLSKIVYVYEGIEKESPRSKRNKLINPHYFCGNYPGEENNVLWDRVYDYICCNYDVDNIKKIYLNGDGGAWIKAGKSRLARITYVMDGFHLNKYMIRATSHLLDSAEDARCEIRHAIKVGTKKDFEEVMEKILRVTEGDTVIERVNESKKLILNNWSAVKVRLKKEEGIIGCSAEGHVSHILASRMSSRPMGWCRIGADKMAHLRAYYYNGGDMLELVRKQKQELPKAAGAEENDIISSTEMLSAERNKHYELGKYTESISHSLSASAKKYAWFNPHIWGL, from the coding sequence ATGATTAAAAGTATACAACAATTTTTAGATTTTGGCACAAAAAGTTTAGAAAAAACAATTGAAAGTTTTTTACAAAACCCAAAGGATTTTGCTTCATTTGTCTATGGAGTTCAGGAAGAAGTGATTAAGCTAGGTTTAGACACTATACAAGAAACTCTTGAGAATTGTGATGAAATGCTCAGAAAGAGTGGAAAAAGAAAGCAAAACTGGCACATTATAAAGAAAGATAAGAAAACACTTATTACATCACTTGGAACAATCAGCTTTGAAAAGACCTTATTTAAAAATAAAACAACAGGAGAAAGGACATATCTTCTAGATCGCATTCTTGGATTTAAAGAGCATCAAAGGTTAACAGAGGATGCCGAGGCAAAGATGCTAGAGGAAGCAGTAGAGACCTCCTATCGCAAAGCTGGGCAGGCAACCAGTATAAGTGATACTGTTAGTAAGCAGACTGTTAAAAACGAAATACATAACCTTGAATTTCAACACGAGTATAAGGATTTACCAAAGAAGAAAAAGGTGGATTATTTATACATAGATGCAGATGAAGATCATATATCCTTGCAGTATAATGAGGAGAAGGGCGACCTTATAAAGAATAAAAACAATAGGAAGAATAACTGTTTACTAAGTAAGATTGTCTATGTGTATGAGGGAATAGAAAAAGAGAGTCCTAGAAGTAAACGAAACAAGTTAATAAATCCCCATTACTTCTGCGGTAACTATCCCGGGGAAGAAAATAATGTTTTATGGGATAGGGTTTATGATTATATATGCTGTAACTATGATGTAGACAACATAAAGAAAATATACCTGAACGGTGATGGTGGTGCTTGGATTAAGGCAGGAAAAAGTCGATTAGCCAGAATTACTTATGTTATGGATGGATTTCATTTAAATAAATATATGATACGAGCAACATCCCACTTATTAGATTCTGCAGAGGACGCACGTTGTGAAATACGACATGCAATAAAGGTAGGCACTAAAAAGGACTTTGAAGAAGTAATGGAAAAAATACTAAGAGTTACAGAAGGAGATACAGTTATAGAACGTGTCAATGAAAGTAAGAAATTGATATTAAATAATTGGTCCGCGGTTAAAGTACGTCTAAAAAAAGAAGAAGGTATAATAGGTTGTAGTGCAGAAGGTCATGTAAGCCATATATTAGCTTCCAGAATGAGCTCTAGACCAATGGGATGGTGTAGAATAGGCGCAGATAAAATGGCGCATTTACGTGCTTACTACTATAATGGTGGAGATATGTTGGAATTAGTGAGAAAACAAAAACAAGAGCTACCCAAGGCTGCTGGAGCGGAAGAAAATGATATAATAAGTAGTACAGAAATGTTAAGTGCCGAGAGAAATAAACATTATGAGCTTGGAAAATATACAGAAAGTATAAGCCATAGCTTAAGTGCTAGTGCTAAGAAATATGCATGGTTTAATCCTCATATATGGGGATTGTAA
- a CDS encoding GNAT family N-acetyltransferase, with amino-acid sequence MKAFNTVAKTEGLDKLAEYLYTNYNCGITYHRADKLTGDYDRCKTMEEVIDLLKNGKPNPYDSCPIYESKCFILRLVSLNDASNLLLCYSNPEAQAIFNSDNCTSDFCYSTLDEMKRCIEGWLDAYNKKDFVRFSIIDKQNDKAVGTVEIFGSDKNHGYSVLRIDIHPQYEKEEYLGELLCIADSFFHDFGCNRIVTKAVTKATERILALVNHGYASYPVNAEWSRENYYIKDVPAVSAQTRNLLNDKAGNTLKYGE; translated from the coding sequence TTGAAAGCTTTCAATACAGTTGCTAAGACAGAAGGACTAGATAAACTAGCCGAATATCTCTACACAAACTATAACTGTGGGATTACATATCACAGAGCAGACAAACTCACTGGCGATTACGATAGGTGCAAGACCATGGAAGAGGTTATTGACCTTCTTAAAAATGGCAAGCCTAACCCATATGATAGCTGTCCAATTTACGAAAGTAAATGCTTTATACTGCGACTGGTGTCGCTAAACGATGCCTCTAATCTGCTTTTATGTTACAGCAATCCTGAAGCACAAGCAATTTTCAATTCAGACAATTGTACAAGTGACTTTTGCTATTCAACCCTTGATGAAATGAAAAGGTGTATTGAAGGTTGGCTTGATGCATACAATAAGAAAGATTTTGTTCGATTTAGTATAATAGATAAGCAAAATGATAAAGCTGTTGGCACGGTTGAGATTTTCGGAAGTGATAAAAATCATGGTTATAGCGTACTTCGTATAGACATACATCCACAATACGAAAAGGAAGAGTATCTTGGTGAGCTACTCTGTATAGCAGACAGTTTCTTTCATGACTTTGGTTGTAATAGAATTGTTACGAAGGCTGTTACAAAGGCAACTGAGCGTATATTAGCATTGGTAAATCACGGCTACGCCAGTTATCCCGTTAACGCTGAATGGAGCCGTGAGAATTACTACATAAAAGACGTTCCTGCTGTAAGTGCCCAAACCAGGAATCTCCTCAATGATAAAGCAGGTAATACACTCAAATATGGAGAATAA
- a CDS encoding flagellin, producing MLIRVSPDDTIEKIKDKLSKIRGLDIDAGNQSTNTPSHTYYYATVYEQDGVIIDSPVYQSIIELNIQNGANENQAIKLIYKSLNLHSLGISSTNSLTKEASESAISQIANALSIVSEQRSIFGAYQNRLEHARYNVDNMSENTQSAESKIRDTDMVKEIVEYSKQQILQQTLHSLFSQANQMPERVLALLK from the coding sequence ATGCTAATAAGGGTATCACCGGATGATACCATAGAAAAAATAAAGGATAAATTAAGTAAAATACGTGGCCTAGACATAGATGCAGGTAACCAATCTACGAATACTCCATCACATACATATTATTATGCAACAGTATACGAGCAGGATGGAGTTATAATCGATTCACCAGTTTATCAAAGTATTATAGAACTAAATATTCAAAATGGAGCAAATGAAAATCAGGCCATAAAGCTTATCTATAAATCTTTAAATCTCCATAGTTTAGGAATAAGCAGTACGAACTCTCTTACGAAAGAAGCATCGGAAAGTGCTATATCCCAGATAGCAAATGCTCTATCTATAGTGTCAGAGCAAAGATCAATATTTGGTGCTTATCAAAATAGATTAGAACATGCTAGATATAATGTAGATAATATGTCTGAAAACACACAATCAGCTGAATCTAAGATAAGAGACACTGATATGGTAAAAGAAATAGTGGAATACTCAAAACAACAAATATTACAACAGACGCTTCATTCCTTGTTTAGCCAGGCCAATCAAATGCCTGAACGTGTTTTGGCTCTGCTGAAATAG
- a CDS encoding AraC family transcriptional regulator, whose amino-acid sequence MDSLTSMNNAMAYIEEHLTDDIDYSEVSKIAYCSEYHFKRMFSFLSGIGLSEYIRRRRLTMAALDLKGTNLRIIDVAVKYGYDSADSFSRAFYSMHGILPSEARSENTQLKAYPRMTFQLSIKGGSEMNYRIVEKGPFKLVGFKKRVPIIFEGVNSEIAKMTELLTPEVIKQLKAISNVEPTGIISASANFSEGRMDEKGELDHYIGVATSSNETGDFDVLKIDASTWAVFESIGPFPETLQNVWGRIYSEWFPSSGYEAAPGPEILWNESPDTGNPKYRSEIWIPVKKKDY is encoded by the coding sequence ATGGATTCGTTAACTAGTATGAATAATGCAATGGCATACATTGAGGAGCACTTAACGGATGATATTGATTATAGTGAAGTATCAAAAATTGCTTACTGCTCAGAGTATCATTTTAAAAGGATGTTTTCTTTCTTATCAGGAATTGGTTTGTCAGAATATATTCGAAGAAGGAGACTAACGATGGCTGCCCTTGATTTGAAAGGTACAAATTTGAGAATAATTGATGTTGCTGTCAAATATGGTTATGATTCAGCTGATTCATTCTCCCGTGCCTTTTATTCTATGCATGGTATTCTACCTTCTGAAGCAAGAAGTGAGAACACACAGTTAAAAGCTTATCCTAGAATGACCTTTCAATTATCAATTAAAGGAGGAAGCGAAATGAACTATCGTATTGTTGAGAAAGGACCTTTTAAGTTAGTAGGATTTAAGAAGAGAGTTCCAATTATTTTTGAAGGTGTCAATTCAGAGATTGCAAAAATGACCGAACTTTTAACACCGGAGGTTATTAAACAATTAAAAGCAATTTCAAATGTAGAACCAACAGGTATTATTAGTGCTTCCGCTAATTTTTCAGAAGGTAGAATGGACGAGAAAGGAGAATTAGATCATTACATTGGGGTAGCAACATCAAGTAATGAAACTGGAGATTTTGATGTATTAAAAATTGATGCTAGTACCTGGGCTGTATTTGAATCGATTGGACCATTTCCAGAAACACTTCAAAATGTGTGGGGAAGAATATACTCAGAATGGTTTCCCTCTTCAGGGTATGAGGCAGCCCCAGGTCCTGAAATTTTGTGGAACGAGAGTCCAGACACTGGAAATCCAAAGTATCGAAGCGAAATCTGGATTCCAGTAAAGAAAAAAGACTATTAA
- a CDS encoding helix-turn-helix transcriptional regulator, giving the protein MATNEDYTFIITALKGLSSAMNSSKIDATLEKITSLTETSDSGIILDFSALNEGDSQLMQIFQDAIRKKRPVSFEYTNSDNITRLHTVEPIAVVYRWYAWYLLAYSIVKNDYRIYKLIRMRNAKIVDAVFTKEHKNAEIILRDKDKQMPQKLTEITVRCKSEARSKAIEYLNGKIICEYDNGDCDMTLNVIENEHFWFGTLLSLGDCIEIITPEHIRHRILEASKKIVKLYQKL; this is encoded by the coding sequence ATGGCGACAAATGAGGATTACACCTTTATTATTACTGCCCTAAAGGGACTTTCTTCAGCAATGAATAGCTCAAAAATTGATGCAACTCTAGAAAAAATTACTTCATTAACTGAAACTTCCGATAGTGGAATTATCCTTGATTTTTCAGCATTAAATGAGGGTGATAGTCAGCTCATGCAAATATTCCAGGATGCTATACGGAAAAAGCGCCCTGTCAGCTTTGAATATACAAATTCTGACAACATAACAAGATTACATACCGTTGAACCTATAGCTGTCGTATATCGGTGGTACGCATGGTACTTACTTGCTTATTCTATTGTGAAGAATGATTACAGAATCTACAAACTTATTCGGATGAGAAATGCCAAAATAGTTGATGCTGTTTTTACAAAGGAGCATAAAAACGCAGAAATTATATTGCGAGACAAGGACAAACAGATGCCTCAGAAGCTTACTGAAATAACAGTTCGCTGCAAATCTGAGGCGCGATCTAAAGCTATTGAATATTTAAATGGGAAAATAATATGTGAATATGATAATGGCGATTGTGACATGACATTAAATGTTATCGAAAATGAACACTTCTGGTTTGGAACACTGTTATCCCTGGGGGATTGCATTGAGATTATAACACCGGAGCATATCAGGCACCGTATACTTGAAGCGTCGAAAAAAATAGTTAAGCTGTATCAAAAACTATGA
- a CDS encoding HesA/MoeB/ThiF family protein codes for MIDESDLLRYSRQILLKDVGYEGQEKLLNSRVLVAGTGGLGSPVLYYLAAAGVGTLGIVDFDVVNMSNLHRQILHFTDDVGKNKVDSAEEKLKKLNLGINVIKHAVRLNENNIENIVGQYDVVIAAVDNFSTRYLISDCCYLMNKPLVEGAVLGFEGILMTIIPNKSPCYRCLYPIPPEPGKVPTCNDVGIIGMVAGTIGSLQALEAIKVILGIGKTLSGRILTFDGLNLNFRTIDWKRKSNCPLCGKNQVKK; via the coding sequence ATGATTGATGAAAGTGATTTACTCAGGTATTCAAGGCAGATATTATTGAAAGACGTTGGATATGAAGGACAGGAAAAGTTGCTAAATTCCAGAGTACTTGTAGCAGGTACAGGAGGATTGGGATCGCCTGTTTTGTATTATCTTGCTGCTGCCGGAGTCGGGACATTGGGTATTGTTGACTTTGATGTGGTAAACATGTCAAATTTACACAGGCAAATACTCCATTTTACCGATGACGTGGGCAAAAATAAGGTTGACTCTGCAGAAGAGAAGCTGAAAAAATTAAATCTGGGCATTAATGTTATAAAACACGCGGTGAGGCTGAATGAAAACAACATAGAAAATATAGTCGGACAGTATGACGTTGTAATAGCTGCCGTAGATAATTTTTCAACCAGGTACCTGATAAGCGACTGCTGTTATCTTATGAATAAACCACTTGTTGAAGGAGCGGTGCTGGGGTTTGAAGGCATACTTATGACAATAATACCGAACAAGTCTCCATGCTACAGGTGTTTGTACCCTATACCCCCTGAGCCCGGAAAGGTGCCCACGTGTAACGACGTGGGCATAATAGGAATGGTTGCAGGAACAATAGGTTCGCTGCAGGCACTTGAGGCGATCAAAGTCATACTTGGCATTGGCAAGACGCTTTCGGGTAGGATACTGACTTTTGATGGCCTGAACCTTAATTTCAGAACGATTGACTGGAAAAGAAAAAGTAATTGCCCCTTGTGCGGGAAAAATCAGGTTAAAAAATAA
- a CDS encoding GNAT family N-acetyltransferase — MNYLIIRKETPADYKSVELLTMRAFWNIHGPGCNEHLIVSKLRQSQDYLPEISRVAELNGKVVGAIYYSKAKVVDDKTEHEVITFGPLAVEPTLQNSGIGKALLEYTIKLAKEAGYSGIIITGEPTYYPKWGFLTCDKFGITDAEGKNYDALMCLPLNEKLFASVHGKFIESPVFKECDDIEEIEHIGVEFPAYRKVKIQDGFLMLLDKRLGVIEAVDGDNYYVKFWELIIPAKLSKDFKKVSDMPKVGDDVLFLWKKDDKSEIISVCKNMLEE; from the coding sequence ATGAATTATTTAATAATCAGGAAGGAAACACCTGCTGATTATAAATCGGTAGAACTTCTTACAATGAGGGCATTTTGGAATATTCATGGCCCCGGATGCAATGAACATCTTATTGTCAGCAAGCTCAGGCAGTCGCAGGATTACTTACCGGAAATCAGCCGTGTTGCTGAATTAAACGGAAAAGTAGTAGGGGCAATTTATTATTCAAAAGCTAAAGTCGTTGATGATAAAACAGAGCATGAAGTAATTACATTTGGGCCATTGGCAGTAGAGCCAACTTTGCAGAACTCCGGTATTGGAAAAGCTTTACTTGAATATACCATTAAATTAGCTAAAGAGGCCGGTTATTCGGGAATTATAATTACCGGGGAACCTACATATTATCCTAAATGGGGTTTTTTAACATGTGATAAGTTTGGAATTACCGATGCTGAAGGCAAAAATTATGATGCATTGATGTGCTTGCCGCTTAATGAGAAATTGTTCGCTTCAGTTCATGGCAAATTTATAGAAAGTCCGGTATTTAAAGAATGTGACGATATTGAAGAAATAGAGCACATTGGGGTAGAGTTTCCTGCCTATCGCAAGGTAAAAATCCAAGATGGCTTTTTGATGCTTTTAGATAAGCGGTTAGGAGTCATTGAAGCTGTTGACGGAGACAATTATTATGTCAAGTTCTGGGAATTGATAATTCCGGCAAAGTTAAGTAAAGACTTTAAAAAAGTTTCTGACATGCCAAAAGTGGGAGATGATGTTCTCTTTCTTTGGAAAAAGGACGACAAATCCGAGATAATTTCCGTATGTAAAAATATGTTGGAAGAGTAA
- the tnpB gene encoding IS66 family insertion sequence element accessory protein TnpB (TnpB, as the term is used for proteins encoded by IS66 family insertion elements, is considered an accessory protein, since TnpC, encoded by a neighboring gene, is a DDE family transposase.) produces MDGLAAIVKQKFNMDPFSPSLFMFCGRSSNRMKALFWEGDRFVLLYK; encoded by the coding sequence ATCGATGGGCTTGCTGCTATAGTCAAACAGAAATTTAACATGGATCCCTTTTCTCCAAGTCTTTTTATGTTTTGTGGAAGAAGCAGTAACCGTATGAAGGCTCTCTTTTGGGAAGGGGATAGATTTGTCCTTCTGTACAAGTGA
- a CDS encoding GrpB family protein, with amino-acid sequence MKKELSEMTLEELWELFPIFLVQHDEKWSQYYMEIEDLLQKALVDYPIDRISHIGSTAIKGIWAKDIVDVLIEIPKYIGIEEVAQVIEANGFIRMSTEDKRVSFNKGYTNDGFADKVYHIHLRYTGDNDELFFRDYLNEHPNIAKEYENLKLVLWKKYEHNRDAYTDAKTDFICRWTSEARKIYGDRY; translated from the coding sequence ATGAAAAAAGAACTTTCGGAGATGACATTGGAAGAGTTGTGGGAGCTGTTTCCAATATTTCTAGTTCAACACGATGAAAAGTGGTCCCAGTATTATATGGAGATAGAGGATTTGCTGCAGAAGGCGTTAGTAGACTATCCTATCGATAGAATCAGTCATATAGGAAGCACTGCTATAAAGGGAATATGGGCGAAAGATATTGTTGATGTGCTGATTGAAATACCTAAGTACATTGGCATTGAAGAAGTAGCTCAAGTGATAGAAGCAAATGGATTTATTAGAATGTCTACAGAGGATAAAAGGGTTTCATTCAATAAAGGGTATACAAATGATGGGTTTGCTGATAAAGTCTATCACATTCATCTCAGATACACAGGAGACAATGATGAACTGTTTTTCAGAGATTATTTGAATGAGCATCCCAATATTGCTAAGGAATATGAAAACTTAAAACTTGTATTATGGAAGAAATACGAGCATAACAGAGATGCTTATACAGATGCAAAAACGGATTTCATTTGTAGATGGACATCTGAGGCACGCAAGATATATGGGGATAGATACTGA
- the arr gene encoding NAD(+)--rifampin ADP-ribosyltransferase — protein MNYELSNATKGAPTDDGPFYHGTKADLKIDDLLTAGGNSNYKPELKMNHIYFTANINSAGLAATLAKGEGRERIYIVEPTGEFENDPNVTDKKFPGNLTRSYRSKKPLRIIGEVTDWTKLTPKERREWSDKLAKNKGEIIN, from the coding sequence ATAAATTATGAATTGTCAAATGCAACAAAGGGGGCACCTACTGATGATGGTCCATTTTACCATGGGACAAAAGCAGATTTAAAAATTGATGATTTACTGACAGCGGGAGGAAACTCAAATTACAAACCCGAACTTAAAATGAACCATATTTATTTCACTGCTAATATAAATAGTGCAGGGCTTGCTGCAACATTAGCAAAGGGAGAAGGAAGAGAACGTATTTATATAGTAGAACCAACAGGTGAATTTGAAAACGATCCAAATGTTACTGACAAAAAATTCCCTGGTAACTTAACGCGTTCTTATCGTTCGAAAAAACCTTTAAGAATTATTGGTGAAGTAACGGATTGGACGAAATTGACACCTAAGGAGCGACGAGAATGGAGTGATAAATTAGCCAAAAACAAAGGTGAAATCATTAACTGA
- a CDS encoding quaternary amine ABC transporter ATP-binding protein produces the protein MMVNNNNNNDNNNNDNNNNDNNNNNNNDYILSVRNLSMLFGTDKKQAREMKKKGIYQATIHKKTGVTVALWDVNLDVKRGEIFVIIGLSGSGKSTLIRCLNMLNKPSSGQVLFEGQDIGKYNRTKLREYRRNKISMVFQQFGLMSHRDVLGNVEYGLEIKGMSKEERHAKAKEMINMVGLDGYDYKPITSLSGGMKQRVGIARALATDPEILLMDEPFSALDPLVRKDMQFELLSIQRKLGKTIIFITHDINEAFKLGDRVAIMRDGEVIQVATPEEMSEHPADDYVKQFIDSADKTQVIHVKNVMVTPNSIVRTRDSLNHAIKTMRANDVSSAYVVDAKMRLKGVVTIDAALKGKEKGLTIEDILIKDINTTSPDTLLTYIMEMAATTPFPIAVVDEENKLMGIVSKAHVLSSIL, from the coding sequence ATGATGGTAAATAATAATAACAATAATGATAATAACAATAATGATAATAACAACAATGATAATAACAACAATAATAATAATGACTATATATTAAGTGTCAGAAACCTATCTATGCTCTTTGGTACTGATAAAAAACAGGCCCGTGAAATGAAAAAGAAGGGAATATACCAGGCTACCATCCATAAGAAAACCGGGGTAACGGTAGCCCTTTGGGATGTCAACCTGGATGTTAAGAGGGGTGAAATCTTTGTTATTATCGGCCTATCTGGCTCTGGTAAATCCACCCTGATTAGGTGTTTGAATATGTTAAATAAGCCCAGTTCTGGACAGGTTCTCTTTGAGGGACAGGATATAGGCAAGTATAACAGGACAAAACTAAGGGAGTATCGAAGGAATAAGATTTCTATGGTCTTCCAGCAGTTTGGTCTTATGTCCCATAGGGATGTCCTGGGCAATGTAGAATATGGTCTAGAGATTAAAGGAATGTCTAAGGAAGAACGTCATGCCAAGGCCAAAGAAATGATAAATATGGTTGGTCTTGATGGATATGACTACAAGCCCATAACCAGCCTGTCAGGTGGTATGAAGCAGAGGGTGGGTATTGCTAGGGCCCTAGCCACTGACCCGGAAATCCTACTTATGGATGAGCCTTTTTCTGCCCTGGACCCCTTGGTTAGGAAGGATATGCAGTTTGAGCTCTTGAGTATTCAAAGGAAGTTGGGTAAGACTATTATATTTATAACCCATGATATCAATGAAGCCTTTAAATTAGGAGATAGGGTTGCCATCATGAGGGACGGTGAGGTCATACAAGTAGCCACTCCCGAAGAGATGAGCGAACACCCAGCCGATGATTACGTAAAGCAGTTTATTGATAGTGCTGATAAGACCCAGGTTATACACGTAAAAAATGTTATGGTTACTCCAAATAGTATAGTCAGGACTAGAGATAGCCTGAATCATGCCATAAAAACCATGAGGGCTAATGATGTCTCCAGTGCCTATGTGGTAGATGCTAAGATGAGGTTAAAGGGAGTAGTTACCATTGACGCTGCTTTAAAGGGAAAGGAAAAGGGCTTGACAATTGAGGATATTCTGATTAAGGACATCAATACCACATCTCCAGATACCCTATTGACGTATATTATGGAGATGGCTGCCACAACCCCATTCCCTATAGCTGTAGTGGATGAGGAGAACAAGTTAATGGGCATTGTATCCAAGGCCCATGTACTGTCATCAATCTTATAA
- a CDS encoding glycine betaine ABC transporter substrate-binding protein translates to MRKSISIFFLIVMISLTLVGCSSEDTTKDRVISFADAGWDSIRFHNAVAGTIIEELYGYSWTEVTGSTPVTHQGLLSGEIDIHMEIWSANIASYEDDKANDRFKELSTNFDDNYQGIYVPRYVIEGDAEKGIEPMAPDLKYIWDLKDYPDVFPDDENPGMGRIYGGIPGWEVDQILYNKYLHYGLDENFIYFRPGSDSALASAITSAYEKGEPIAAYYWEPTWLLGMYDMILLEDKPFNPDTYLAGETEIPPVNVTIGVSNAFVEEGHEEVVSFLSNYQTSSALTSEALAYMQETGADYVETARWFLSEHTELLDEWLEPADAEKMKDYLSSDAALEIQTNWLHRFPVEIELDLTAIDNTVKGLSIKFDSFFTVITKGLGNLVNIINAVLDYIPWSIMILLVVIVTWRISGIRKGLLYGFLLFILGTLGLWNLMNETLSIIIASVIVSLILGFPIGIWLSTSDRLDRLVRPILDTMQTMPVFVYLIPAMMFFGLGKPPAVIATTVYAVVPMIRLTNHGIRQIDKEVVEAALAFGSTKMQSLIKVQIPQALPTIMEGVNQTLMMAMSMVVTTSMIGASGLGMEVLIAVNRVEIGRGLIYGSAVVVLAIILDRITQGMVKRSEVKNDGK, encoded by the coding sequence TTGAGAAAATCAATAAGTATTTTTTTCTTAATAGTAATGATATCATTGACACTTGTAGGATGTTCATCAGAGGATACTACAAAAGACAGAGTAATATCATTTGCCGATGCTGGCTGGGATAGTATCAGGTTCCACAATGCTGTTGCTGGTACTATTATAGAAGAACTATATGGGTATTCCTGGACCGAAGTAACGGGAAGTACTCCTGTTACACATCAGGGTCTCTTATCAGGTGAAATTGATATCCATATGGAAATCTGGTCTGCCAACATAGCTAGCTATGAAGACGATAAGGCAAATGATAGGTTTAAGGAACTTAGCACCAACTTCGATGATAACTATCAGGGGATCTATGTCCCTAGATATGTAATCGAGGGGGATGCAGAAAAAGGCATTGAGCCAATGGCACCAGATTTAAAATATATCTGGGATTTGAAAGACTATCCAGACGTCTTCCCAGATGATGAAAATCCCGGCATGGGACGTATATATGGAGGAATTCCAGGTTGGGAAGTAGACCAAATTCTCTACAATAAATATCTCCATTATGGCTTAGATGAAAACTTTATCTACTTTAGACCAGGCTCTGACTCTGCCTTAGCTTCAGCTATCACATCAGCCTATGAGAAGGGAGAGCCCATTGCTGCCTACTATTGGGAGCCAACTTGGTTACTTGGTATGTATGATATGATTCTTCTAGAAGACAAGCCCTTCAACCCAGACACCTACTTGGCAGGAGAAACAGAAATCCCACCTGTCAATGTAACAATTGGTGTAAGCAATGCCTTTGTGGAAGAAGGTCATGAAGAAGTTGTTTCCTTTTTAAGTAATTATCAAACATCAAGTGCCTTGACCTCTGAAGCCCTGGCTTACATGCAGGAAACAGGGGCAGATTATGTAGAGACTGCAAGGTGGTTCTTAAGTGAGCATACTGAGTTACTAGATGAATGGCTAGAGCCAGCAGATGCAGAAAAGATGAAGGACTACTTAAGTAGTGATGCTGCTCTTGAAATTCAAACCAATTGGCTACACAGATTCCCAGTTGAAATTGAATTAGACCTGACTGCAATTGATAATACAGTCAAGGGATTAAGTATTAAATTCGATAGTTTCTTTACAGTAATAACTAAGGGCTTAGGTAATCTAGTTAATATAATTAATGCGGTCTTAGACTATATACCTTGGTCCATCATGATCCTTTTGGTTGTAATAGTTACCTGGAGAATCTCTGGAATAAGGAAAGGACTCCTTTATGGCTTCTTGCTATTCATCTTAGGTACTTTAGGACTTTGGAACCTGATGAATGAAACCCTATCCATAATTATAGCTTCTGTAATAGTATCCTTAATCCTAGGATTCCCTATAGGAATCTGGCTATCAACAAGCGATAGATTGGATAGGCTTGTTCGTCCTATTCTTGATACTATGCAGACCATGCCGGTATTTGTATACCTAATACCAGCTATGATGTTCTTTGGTCTTGGAAAACCACCGGCTGTCATCGCTACCACGGTATATGCAGTTGTACCTATGATCCGTTTAACCAATCATGGAATTAGGCAAATAGATAAGGAGGTTGTGGAGGCAGCCTTAGCCTTTGGCTCTACTAAGATGCAATCCTTGATTAAGGTTCAAATTCCACAGGCACTTCCGACTATAATGGAAGGGGTAAACCAAACCCTCATGATGGCCATGTCCATGGTAGTTACCACATCTATGATTGGGGCATCTGGACTTGGAATGGAGGTTCTCATTGCTGTAAACCGTGTTGAGATCGGAAGAGGTTTAATTTATGGTTCAGCCGTTGTTGTATTGGCAATTATTTTGGATAGAATTACCCAGGGAATGGTTAAGCGTAGTGAGGTGAAAAATGATGGTAAATAA